One window from the genome of Cyprinus carpio isolate SPL01 chromosome B1, ASM1834038v1, whole genome shotgun sequence encodes:
- the LOC122135967 gene encoding adhesion G protein-coupled receptor E3-like produces MVGPLVYLDQITQLDTTNSSMDIDLIGIARNNNERSAAVAFMSYNTMENLLKPDFFNTPEDTIKTMMSTVISATLPKTTNTTLTKPVNFTFRHIREFDPSGSLSCVNWNISEWIVDGCSVLETNRHYTVCSCDHLSIFALIMQTSHPYYVSDMLSQSNLQLLLLIFVYVTVGVVFSLALLTLVIFIAVYFHV; encoded by the exons ATGGTTGGACCACTGGTCTACTTAGATCAAATCACTCAACTTGACACGACAAATTCTTCTATGGACATCGATCTCATTGGGATCGCCAGGAACAACAATGAAA GATCAGCTGCTGTGGCTTTCATGAGCTACAACACAATGGAGAATCTACTGAAGCCAGACTTCTTCAACACACCAGAAGACACGATTAAAACCATGATGTCCACTGTGATCTCAGCTACTCTTCCCAAAACCACCAACACTACACTCACCAAACCAGTCAACTTCACCTTCAGACACATCAGA gaGTTTGATCCCAGTGGCTCTCTGTCCTGTGTGAACTGGAATATCAGCGAGTGGATTGTAGATGGTTGTTCTGTTTTAGAGACCAACAGACACTACACTGTGTGTTCCTGTGATCATCTGTCAATATTCGCTCTCATCATGCAAACCAGCCATCCATACTATGTGTCTGATATGTTATCTCAGAGCAACTTACAGCTGCTTCTGTTGATTTTCGTGTATGTGACCGTGGGGGTGGTCTTCAGTTTGGCCCTTTTGACCCTTGTCATTTTCATAGCAGTTTATTTCCATGTGTGA
- the LOC109062157 gene encoding cell wall protein DAN4-like codes for MVSSLHKSFIRALTIISVISVTNISSTNTTVTTEMTSAADTDIINTDTTVMPETSPADVQSITTNSTTDTPVNISTEHSSSSSSTSTAPLHTIISTTSTSPTTTDYLLTVISTTSSSPTTTVPLHTVTPTMSASPTTSEHSSSSSSTSTAPLHTITSTTSTSPTTTDYLLTVISTTSSSPTTTVPLHTVTSTTSARPTTSAPLHTVTSTTSASPTTTDHLQLYMSTTYSISTSTVSLQPVTSTTFTSSTSTAPLHMVTSTTSTSPTTTVHLQPVTSTTSTRSTSAPLHTVTSTTSTSPTTTVLLQPVPSTTSTSSTSTVSSQPVTSIASTSSTSTAPLHTVTSTTSVSPTTTVHLQPVTSTTSTRSTSAVSLQPVTSTTFASSTSTGLNIPPLEECRLVYDFRPQDGV; via the exons ATGGTTTCCTCTCTTCATAAAA GTTTTATAAGAGCACTGACTATCATCTCTGTTATAT ctgttacTAACATCAGCAGCACCAATACAACAGTCACAACAGAGATGACCTCAGCTG CTGATACTGACATCATCAACACTGATACAACAGTCATGCCAGAGACGAGCCCAGCTG ATGTTCAAAGCATTACCACCAACTCTACAACCGATACACCAGTGAACATCTCAACAG AACACAGTAGTTCATCTAGTTCAACTTCTACAG CTCCTTTGCACACGATCATTTCAACAACATCTACCAGTCCCACTACTACAG attaTTTACTGACAGTCATTTCCACAACATCTAGTAGTCCCACTACTACAG TTCCTTTACACACGGTCACTCCCACAATGTCTGCCAGTCCTACTACTTCAG AACACAGTAGTTCATCTAGTTCAACTTCTACAG CTCCTTTACACACGATCACTTCAACAACATCTACCAGTCCCACTACTACAG attattTACTGACAGTCATTTCCACAACATCTAGTAGTCCCACTACTACAG TTCCTTTACACACGGTCACTTCCACGACATCTGCCCGTCCTACTACTTCAG CTCCTTTACACACGGTCACTTCCACAACATCTGCCAGTCCCACTACTACAG ATCATTTACAACTGTACATGTCCACAACATACAGTATTTctacttcaacag tctCTTTACAGCCAGTCACTTCCACAACATTTACTAGTTCTACTTCAACAG CTCCTTTACACATGGTCACTTCCACAACATCTACCAGTCCCACTACTACAG TTCATTTACAACCAGTCACTTCCACAACATCTACTAGATCTACTTCAG CTCCTTTACACACGGTCACTTCCACAACATCTACCAGTCCCACTACTACAG ttcTTTTACAACCAGTCCCTTCCACAACATCTACTAGTTCTACTTCAACAG tttcttcACAGCCAGTTACTTCCATAGCATCTACTAGTTCAACTTCCACAG CTCCTTTACACACGGTCACTTCCACAACATCTGTCAGTCCCACTACAACAG TTCATTTACAACCAGTCACTTCCACAACATCTACTAGATCTACTTCAGCAG tctCTTTACAGCCAGTCACGTCCACAACATTTGCTAGTTCTACTTCAACAG GTCTGAACATCCCGCCGCTAGAAGAATGCAGA cTGGTTTATGATTTCAGACCACAGGACGGTGTGTAG